The Rattus rattus isolate New Zealand chromosome 8, Rrattus_CSIRO_v1, whole genome shotgun sequence genome contains the following window.
TTTGCATACAGAATCCTTTGTTGTGGTTGCCAATAGGCAAGTCCTTTGGACTTAAGATTTGGCCAAATCTTTTTCTTTGGTCAACGAATGAACACAAGTGACAAGTGCAAACCCCTGACATATTTGCTTGTCTTGGCCATCATGGGAAGGGTGTATGTGGGGTTGTGGTTTTCAGCAGAGACACTGCAGTGACTCTGAGATTAGAGCACACAGTATGCCTCCATGTTAAGGCTCCTGCAATACTTCACAAGAAAGATATGGGAGCTAGGGTTGATGAGCTACCATGGAAGTGGTGAGATTGTGAGCTACTGGGTTTATTTTATAGGTAGAGGATATATTTGATGGAGAGAAAATGAGTGAGTTAAGGATGAATCTGGAGATTTGGCCtggaaaaatggaagaatggaGTGGCCATTTGCAATATGTTATATTAGTTACCATGCGTTGTTTAAAGTAGCTGGCACTGGAAGCTGATTCACCCACCCTTCCTTTTCAGATATGTCTGTCTTATAATTTCATCTCTGAGATGAGAGGTGAAGACAAACAGCCTGAGAGTAGCCACTCTACCACCTGAGGTCATCAGAAAGTCCAGGCCTGTGCTCCCAAGTGGGAGCCATGTCTGGGTCCgtggggtctgtgttgatgtccatagCTCATAGTACCACGGAAGGCCAGGCAGACATCCTGGGATCATGTTGAGGTCCTAGGGCTGTGTAGAGCTCTCCCTGGTTCTCACTGCTTGGGTCCCACCCATCATCTGCCCTGAGGTGGTATAGGTGTGGAAGAGATGCCCTCTCACCGtctgtggcaggcaggagagctggtcctgtccCTCGCCAGCTGCGACATTCAAAGAGCAGTCCACTCACTTCCCACTCCCCGCCACTTCTCTCATCCCTCATCTAGGTAACTCCTTGGTAGTGGGAGAATCATGAGCTGCACTGAGGGCACAAGAGCAGAGAGTGGCCCTGCCTCTTGTTGACCGTGGCACTTGGGTGAATTAGCTGTGGCAGTGCTggagaactggccctggtggTGAGGGTGGTAAGGGCAGGCTAACCAGCTCTGCTACCCACTAGGcacagatccagggctttgaactgGTCCACCCCAACACCTACCCCATCTAAAAAATTCTGGAGCTCATGAAGGGGCCAGTCATGCCaatcaaagctgcaggatctccatcaCACGGGGAAACAACAGATAtggagaggagtcctggtgaggagcctgtattgatagtgtagcaaaAGCCAGAGACCTCcagccagaccaatgactcattacaaCGAACATCTGcaattaaagatgtgtggacaaaagtaTATTCTGTGAGACACACTGCGACACACTGCAGTTTCCATGGAGagatatgtttttattgtttttttaaacttaaaattttttttttccgggtggagggaggttgcaagggcagaggggatgagtaggattggggtgcatgatgtgaaattcagaatcaataaaatgttctttgtaaGTGTCCTCTGaactgggtgtagtggcacacacttttgttcccagcactccagaggcagaagcaggcagattctgTGAGTTCTAAGATCAGCtagaactacatagtaagacacccccacccctgcaaaaaacaaaaacaaaaaaacaaaccacacaacccaaaaaacaaaacagaaacaaataaacagaaatgtttCCCTCCTAGGCCACTTGTCTGAGGACAGGCTACCCCATAAccctgagagagaagagaagctcACAATCACTCACGAGTAAAACCTTTCTCTTGGAGCTAGTTAGAAGgccaagtatcaccaacagatgCTACTGTTGTTTACTGTTTGCCTCACCATACaaggagaagccagagagaggtTCAGCAATAGGAATGCCATCCATGGACAGGGACCTCAACTGGGAACTCCAACTGGCAGCCTCCATTTCTCTAATTGGTTTTTGCTGAATAGTGTGAATGTCTGATTTGATGGTGTCATCTATATATGTTGTTATTTGCTCTTTTATTTAGAATTCTCACCAGATGGGACACTGCTCTTGCCAGGACTCTCTCTACCAGGAACTCCAGCTCGCTGCCTTAATGGGGCTTTGCCAGTTGATCTCTGCTGAGTGTTTTAAGCGTTcaaatttatctatctatctatctatctatctatctatctatctatctatctatctatctatctatctatctatctatccatctgtccatcatcaCACATGccttactatttatttttttactttaggtACACTATATACTCAATAAACTCACTCATTCAAAACTGAAGTAGACCTTTCATAGATCATTCTCTGGACCACATAGaacactattttattttctgaggtgGGAAACACCAAGAGAACCGCAGATGGGAGGGCAGTATCAGGAGTTTTTTGGGCAATATCATTTTGAGAAACCTTTAGACATCCCAATAGGTTTTAAGTAGGCATCTGGCTATACAAGGTTACATCTGGAGAGAAGCAAGGTCTGGCAATCATGTGGGGATGTTTATGAAGTCATGAGACTGGATGACATGGGTAGGTAAACATTAAAAAGGAGTCTAATGATTGGGTTTAGAGGGGTTGATGGCCCTCTAACGTGCCTAATGGTTGGAACGGTATAGTAATCATTAAAGGAGACTTTTAAGAAAGGCTACATGCTCAAGGCCTGTCTCAAGaagacaaaacagcagcagtAAGCTGTGTGATCAAAGCAGCAGATATTTGCTACTAATTCAGCACATGAATGGTGTTCAGTGCATTTTCAATGAACGATTGCTCCTTTATGACAAGTGGACACCGATGGATACCATTTACAGGACGGCAGGATCTccacttatctttttttttttttttttgattctttttttcggggctggggaccgaacccagggccttgcgcttcctaggcaagcgcccacccgccgagctaaatcccccaaccctccaCTTATCTTTATAGTAATTCAAACTATTGAAAAAACTTAGGGCAAGGTCAGAGCTTATCGCTTAGTCAGAGCCCTGGGGTTCACCACTACTTCCATCACCAAGAAAAAATGACTACACTGGAAAGACTTAAAATGTTACCACCAGAAGAGAAACACGGGCTTAAAGCTCAGTTTTCCGGGGTGGGCTAGAGAGGCTTTACTTGTTAGGTATTAGACCACATGACCCAAGGTCTCTGAAGCCTTAGACCCTTTTGTTCAGATGCTGAATTCAGAGGCATTTATGTACAGGCTTGGGACAAGTATAGCCAGTCCTCCTGTTCCCAGGGAAATCTTCAAGGGGTGTGTTTCAATGGCATGTTTATTAAACAAATGCTCATGACAGATTTTCACAACAGCAACAAATGTTATTCCACAACATCACGTCTCCcttactgaagaaaaaaagacaatcaCAACACTGATGGCTTTGGATTACTTTTCATGTTTCCTGGGGGTAAAACCTGTGGTCTCAATTGTTCTCCTCTTCTTTCACGTTCTCACTCTTATCTGACTTCATCTTCTTTACCTCTTCTCTAGCCACGTGTCCCCGGAAGGCGGACTGGATTTTGACAGCTGcctcctcctgttctctttcttcctcagtaGACTCCTCCTTCATTGAAAGCAGAGAAAGTGAGAGATTTTTCCAGAATGTTGTATTTTAATGCCACAGAAATGCCAACTCAGAGAAGCAACTGTTTGAGGTCTGTTGCTTCCTGAGGGGATCTTGGTTCACACTGTATGCGTACCAAAGGCTGAACGCCAAAGGAACAGAGGCTCAGCTCACCACTCTTCAATATGTCTTAATACAAGATCATTGTCTGCGTCTTTTCTCTTGTTGTTCCCAGATAGCACCTATTTTAAGTTTCCTGAGAAATTATGTTAGGATGGGGAAGCAAGAAAGAATCCTTGAAGTACAGTGTCGGTGTTAACATAGGCGAATGTGCTATTTTGAAATAATCATGATTAGATAAgatagattaaaataataaatttgaatcTCTAGATGTTTAGGACAATTAAAGCCATACATTTAGGGGTTGAGCATCAAAGAAAAAGTCAGTTACTCTACTGCTATTGGGTTTATCATCAGGGCTGACAGAACAGTGACCtacagtttcttttaaatttaggtGTAATTGACAGATGGCAAAATTCATGGATCCTAAATGTAGAACTGAAAATATATATGACCtttaatgtatctttttaaagctaaaaatatGTTAAACACACATTTAAGAATCCTCAAGTTATCACTTGTGAAAAGTTGAAATATTTCTGCTTTCCCAAGTCTTGCCCCTAAGAAGTAGCCATTAATTgcggttgtgtgtgtgtttgtatttgtatatgtttgtgaatCCTTCCTAACTTTCTCTGTGGATGAGTATAGTTACATGAAGAcatgcttttcattttaaatccagACCATGCTGCTCACAATGCTCTCTGACTACTCTTCCTGGGAACAGCAAACCTGTGCactcttttctgtgctgttcctGTGTGTAATTTTGCTCAGTTTGAATTGGGGGACATGGCCATTGTGCTCCATTGTACTGATATCTCTCTCCAGTGATATAGTCAAATACAAATAGACTGGCATAAAATTCTTTGAGATGATTCTCCAATCAAGTGAATTACTCTTAAGTTAAAATCAATGAGACTTTAACACAAACTCATATACTTGAATTCCTATTACATCTGATGCCAGTGGTAACTGGATTGTATTGATACTATTCTGgaataattaaataatgtaaGAAAAAGTATGTCTCAGTGGGTAGGAAGTAAAGTTTTCCTTGAGGGGCATGTTCATTCTAGGTATCAAATGTTGCTAACTGAGATACTAGGACCTGAAAAGGAACTCAAAGGTTTGAACTGTGATGTTGTACAGAATGAACTCTTCTAAAGTCCAGTCTTTTTTAGTTTTGACCACAAAGATAATGTGCTGTATTAGTAAATGTTTAACTGGCTCTACAGAGAAATAACAGAGTAAAACAACGTGGCCCTCCTAAAATACCAGCAAAGCTCTGGTCTGTAGTGTTACCTTAGTCCCAATACTCTCAGTTGGCTGATCTTAAAATATCAAAGTGATGTTGCATTGTGCACAATTACCTCTAAGTGATAGCCTTAGCACACCACTGAATAAAGAGAGGTAGCATCTTTGAGGTGGACGTCCCTCTTTCTGGGTGACTTTGATGTAGACTTTGATAGAAATGCAAGGCAGGCAAGCATTTCTATAAAAGACCTTTCATGGAACACAAGCAAGCCGTACTGTGTAAAGCCATTTAATTTGGTGTTAtataattgttttccttttgttatctCCAATCTTTGTATTTGTGTGATGATAAGAGAAGTAGTAGAGAAATTCCCAAAGTGGAATATGAATCTAAGAAATGAGAGGAGACTCCAAGTTCAACTGTCTGCCCCTTTCCATGGAAAGATTTTCTGATATAGATCTTTAAAGGGaagaatttgtttttgaaaataatctTCCAGTTTATCAATAACAGCTAATTAATTATCTAGAAGAAAAATTCTAATTTCAATAACATAACTATTATGTTGATATATATTTTATGCGCACCTTTAAGGTTAGTGATGCTACTGTGTGTAGGAATACTGAAGTAAATGAAAAATACTACGTACGAATGGAGTGACTGGTGTTTCTTCTCTTCCAGATGCCTTGGCTATTTCTTGTTCACATTTCTCAGCTTGTTCTGGGTCCTAGAATGAGAGAAAAGGATCACATGGGCATTGTTTTGAAGGTAGCTAACTCTTGGCCCATGctgcttaaaagaaaataagttatgCTACTGAGAAGAAGGGGTAGTTAAAGATATATTTGTCTTCTAACAAGAATTTGTCTTGGAAAAaagacagtgaaaaaaaaaagggataaaCCACTGCTGGACACTAATAGCTGATAAGGTTTGGTTTATTATCTTGGAGACAGTTTTTAAAGAAGTGTTGATAGTTTCAACAATAGCAATCAAAGTTGTTGTATTCCACAGTACGAAGCCAAATTGACCTTTTAATGATAATTATAGAGTAAAAACTAAGTCAATATTACAGATGAGAAaggaatttggggaggaaagaataaTAGGAGAAGGTCAAAGCACCTTATATGAATACATGAAAATGTCAATCATTATGGAATTAAGGTACAATACTATATCAAATCAGAAAAGTAAGTTTCACTTTTGGAGAAAGATCTGTATAAAGAAGGAGCCAGCCAATCACTTCTGTCACGGCTAGTCCAGTCTTCCACCAAACTGAGGCATTGCTAGCTCACTGCCTTCAGGAAGAGtctttaacaaataaaattataaaatggaaatcCGAGCATATGGAAGTGTGTAAGATAAAACCCTGAAAACCAAAGTGAAACAAACACCTTGAATTTTCCATGTAACACAAGGACAgaacgttttctttttcttggttttccaagacaaggtttctttgtgtatccccgtctgtcttagaactcactctgtagatcaggctggcttagaactcagcgatctgcctgctgctacctcctgggtgctgggattaaaattgtgtaCTCTGTCTATATAGTgattattatctttattatttttagataggTTTTACTGCTGCTACTCCTGTTGGTACTGAGCCTTTGGTccaggtgatcctcctgcctcagcctcttaagtagctggaattacaggaccAGGCCACTGAGCCCAggtctttgttgttgctgttttttatttaaaaactttttcaaGGTACTTTGGGGAATCCTGCTAAAATGTAACCTTTAACTTGGATACATGGCGTCTAGTGTGAGACTTAATTTTATCAGCTTTCCAGTTGATGCCAATGATGTTGACTCTACATAAGCTGTCTTAACCAACCTTCCTCATCTCAAAACACAGAACAGACAATGTACTGACTGCCAAGGACAGCACAAACCCAGAGTCCTATGAGATGTGAAAGCAAGACATTGACTTCTTATGTGTAATATGTGCCTTCGACTCAGGACAGCTGGGCTAAGAAAGGCTACCTTTGAGAATACTATCAATGATAAAAATGGGTTCAGTTACTAAAGAGATTAATtaactttgaagaaaaaaaacccctatCATTATCTTCCATTTGAATTAGTCTTTTTGTAGCTTGTAAATGAAAAAAGTTGGACtaatagtgttttattttatgagatatAACTTGTGACTTGTGATACTTAGTAAAGTTTAAAGATGAGAGATGGAAGTAATTGTGATGACCAAGCCCTTTCTCCTGTTGTCCTCTTTTAATGCTAAGTATTGGTACTCAATTCAGATTATTTTAGAAGAGTATTTCTCAggataaaaatttttaataagttatttAATGCTTGACACACTTCTCAAAACTTGGGGGGAGACCATAATAATTTCTCTTATAGATAGAAAAATATAGCCAAATCTTGTAGGTTCATAAGACTATACCTTGAATGCGTGGTTGTTATAGAAGCGGTCCTCTACCTTAGCCCCCCATTCTGCTGGATCAAAGCTGGTTTCTAaataacaaagataattttaCACTTATTTTGTGTTCGTTAAAGTGAACCAAGAACAATGCAGAAACACAAGTTTCTTGTTTCAAATCAAAGGTTCTTTACTGACAGTTGAAAACCTTGCTGATACTGAACAGCCTAGTGCTGTAcacataattattaaatatatgatGACCAGTCTAACACTGATTGAGTCCTTAGGTTCATTTACAAAAGCCCTGAATACCTTCATAACTTGTCTTCATAAACTTTGTGAGAAAGTGGAAGACACAGAACAAATGccagtattttaaataaatagatttaaacaTGCATTAGCAAATGCAAAaaagtatataacatatatactaaGGGATCAGGAAGTTTGGAAAagtgaaaaataaggaaaagtttTCAAAAGAGACACATTATATAAACAATTAATATAGACAAGTAGTTATCCAAAgagagttttctttaaatttccattttaaaaaagtacTCCAAACTCCAAAGTATGATGCTCTAACAAGTCCTATGTGCACATAGAGACTACAATTATCAACTTGCTATTTATcattttatctatatattttctCCTGGTTATTTTCAAGCCAACCCCAAACATGAATCT
Protein-coding sequences here:
- the Spa17 gene encoding sperm surface protein Sp17 — translated: MSIPFSNTHYRIPQGFGNLLEGLTREILREQPDNIPAFAAAYFENLLEKREKTSFDPAEWGAKVEDRFYNNHAFKDPEQAEKCEQEIAKASGREETPVTPFEESTEEEREQEEAAVKIQSAFRGHVAREEVKKMKSDKSENVKEEENN